The proteins below come from a single candidate division WOR-3 bacterium genomic window:
- a CDS encoding SagB/ThcOx family dehydrogenase: protein MIQKDSVVILPKPDTIGRVTVEQALLRRRSVRSYSGEPLTLHEVGQLLWAAQGKTGKTYGRTAPSAGATYPMEVFLVAGRVQGLDSGVYHYDVERHALQLVKTGDVRSELAGAALGQTCIKNAPASIVLTCEYKRTTTRYGERGIRYVHMEAGHIGQNVSLECVALDLGTVMVGAFNDSAVMRVLGVKYEPLYIMPVGHR, encoded by the coding sequence ATGATTCAAAAGGATTCAGTTGTTATTCTGCCCAAGCCCGATACCATTGGCAGGGTTACGGTGGAGCAGGCGCTTTTAAGGCGCAGGTCGGTTCGCTCCTATTCAGGTGAACCCCTAACCCTGCATGAGGTAGGTCAGTTGCTCTGGGCAGCCCAGGGCAAAACCGGTAAGACCTATGGCAGAACCGCACCCTCTGCCGGTGCAACCTATCCGATGGAGGTCTTTTTAGTTGCCGGCAGGGTGCAGGGGCTTGACTCGGGTGTTTATCATTATGATGTTGAGAGGCATGCCTTGCAACTGGTGAAAACAGGTGATGTGCGAAGTGAACTGGCAGGTGCGGCACTTGGTCAGACCTGCATCAAAAATGCTCCGGCAAGCATTGTTCTGACCTGTGAGTATAAAAGGACAACCACCAGGTATGGTGAGAGGGGAATAAGGTATGTTCATATGGAGGCTGGTCATATCGGTCAGAATGTTTCGCTGGAATGCGTTGCTCTTGATTTGGGAACGGTGATGGTTGGTGCATTTAATGACAGTGCGGTTATGCGGGTATTAGGGGTTAAATACGAACCGCTTTATATAATGCCAGTAGGACATAGATAA